A single Deltaproteobacteria bacterium HGW-Deltaproteobacteria-4 DNA region contains:
- a CDS encoding aspartate kinase (catalyzes the formation of 4-phospho-L-aspartate from L-aspartate and ATP, in Bacillus, lysine sensitive; regulated by response to starvation.): MALVVQKYGGTSMGSIERIRNVAKRVAKTYDEGNDLVVVVSAMSGETNKLVALANEMCEFPSEREYDVMVATGEQVSMSLLAMALQSMGYKAKSYCGFQLPIITDSAFSKARIEEIDDKRVREDLKNGVIVVVAGFQGIDRQGNLTTLGRGGSDTSAVAVAAAMKADVCEIYTDVDGIYTTDPRIVPEASKLEKISYDEMLEMASLGSKVLQIRSVEFAKKYDVVVHVRSSFNDNPGTLVTKEDAEMEAVLVSGITYNKDEAKISVLRVPDRPGIAAKLFSPLSAANITVDMIIQNVSHDGLNDMTFTVPKSDFKKALKIVQETAVEIGAGSVTSDENIAKVSIIGVGMRSHSGVACKMFETLSGEGINILMISTSEIKISCIIELKYSELAIRVLHEAFGLDKLSVKAE, from the coding sequence ATGGCTCTGGTGGTGCAGAAGTACGGTGGGACATCAATGGGTTCTATCGAGCGGATTCGCAACGTCGCCAAGCGTGTGGCTAAAACCTACGACGAAGGAAATGACCTGGTCGTGGTGGTTTCGGCGATGTCGGGGGAGACCAATAAGCTGGTCGCTCTGGCCAACGAGATGTGTGAATTTCCGAGTGAGCGCGAATATGATGTGATGGTTGCCACCGGTGAGCAGGTATCGATGTCGCTTCTGGCGATGGCGCTTCAATCCATGGGCTACAAGGCGAAGAGTTACTGTGGTTTTCAGTTGCCGATTATCACTGATAGCGCTTTCTCCAAAGCACGTATTGAAGAGATCGACGATAAAAGAGTGCGTGAAGATCTGAAAAACGGCGTGATCGTTGTCGTTGCCGGCTTTCAGGGGATTGACCGGCAGGGGAACCTGACCACCCTCGGGCGCGGCGGTTCCGACACATCCGCCGTCGCTGTTGCCGCCGCTATGAAGGCGGACGTTTGTGAGATTTACACCGATGTCGACGGGATCTATACTACCGATCCGAGAATTGTCCCGGAAGCCTCTAAGTTGGAGAAGATCTCTTACGACGAGATGCTGGAGATGGCGTCGCTCGGATCCAAGGTCTTACAGATTCGTTCAGTCGAATTTGCCAAAAAATATGACGTCGTTGTTCATGTCCGTTCAAGTTTCAATGACAATCCAGGAACCCTGGTGACGAAGGAGGATGCCGAGATGGAGGCAGTGCTGGTTTCGGGGATCACTTATAATAAGGATGAAGCAAAAATTTCGGTTCTTCGCGTCCCTGACCGCCCCGGGATTGCGGCGAAGCTCTTTTCGCCCCTCTCCGCAGCGAATATTACCGTCGATATGATCATTCAGAACGTTTCGCATGATGGCCTGAATGATATGACCTTTACCGTCCCCAAGTCTGACTTTAAAAAGGCCCTGAAGATCGTCCAGGAGACAGCGGTGGAGATTGGTGCCGGAAGTGTCACCAGTGACGAAAATATTGCCAAGGTTTCGATCATCGGCGTGGGGATGCGTTCGCACTCCGGAGTCGCCTGCAAAATGTTTGAAACCCTGTCCGGTGAAGGGATCAATATTTTGATGATCTCCACCAGCGAGATCAAAATCTCCTGCATTATCGAATTGAAGTACTCAGAACTGGCAATCCGTGTTCTGCATGAAGCCTTCGGCCTCGATAAGTTGAGTGTCAAGGCGGAATAG
- a CDS encoding tRNA (adenosine(37)-N6)-threonylcarbamoyltransferase complex ATPase subunit type 1 TsaE has protein sequence MFNVQRHTFLTTSPEGTEALGRRLGAILSPPALLLLNGDLGAGKTCFVRGLARGLDVAADEPVTSPTYALMHHYQGRHDLYHFDLYRLSGWGDLHEIGFDEYVESGKIVVVEWAERAAGAGLEGLEISFSLQDENSRSIEMIATAAGDIALLQRLAVSS, from the coding sequence ATCTTTAACGTGCAACGACATACCTTTTTAACCACATCACCGGAAGGGACTGAAGCTCTGGGGCGGCGCCTGGGCGCGATCCTTTCTCCACCGGCGCTGCTCCTCTTAAACGGCGATCTCGGGGCCGGCAAGACCTGTTTCGTACGCGGCCTTGCGCGTGGTCTGGACGTTGCTGCCGATGAACCGGTGACAAGTCCCACCTATGCCCTGATGCACCATTATCAGGGGCGCCATGATCTTTACCATTTTGACCTGTATCGTCTCTCCGGTTGGGGGGATTTACACGAAATTGGTTTTGATGAATATGTCGAATCGGGCAAGATCGTCGTCGTCGAATGGGCCGAGCGGGCCGCCGGTGCCGGGTTGGAAGGTTTAGAAATTTCCTTTTCTCTGCAGGACGAGAACAGCCGTTCTATTGAAATGATTGCTACGGCCGCAGGGGATATCGCCTTGCTCCAGCGACTGGCAGTGTCATCCTGA
- a CDS encoding bifunctional ADP-dependent NAD(P)H-hydrate dehydratase/NAD(P)H-hydrate epimerase produces MKILTAEQMREADRRTIVDLGIPGVVLMESAGRAVAGEILQRYSQLAPGPVLLLCGKGNNGGDGLVVARTLLQQGWQVTTVLFAAEAAISGDARLYLDILQRLDAPIEYAEDVPGVENLLTRLPVPALIVDALFGTGLSSPVSGHYAAAIDWMNRSPALKVAIDIPSGLDASSGAILGSVLYADLTVTLAAAKLGQVIYPGVTCCGELVVAEIGIPQAVLDEIAAGILLEAGDVRGFLPARPEVGHKGTFGHLLLVAGSCGKSGAAALAARAALRAGAGLVTVATPASQQATLAVKLTEAMISPLDEVAGELAETSFPQIARLWQDKKVLAIGPGLGRSIATVALVQKVIKDCPLPLVIDADALFALAGSTELLMARPVGTTILTPHPGEMAHLLGISVADVESDRVGMARRFAETHGVILVLKGARTVIAAPDGGIMINPTGHAGMASGGMGDLLTGIIAALLCQGAPPLAAAAAAVWLHGRCGDRLRPRFGDAGLLASDLLVEIPGARCEIISL; encoded by the coding sequence ATGAAGATCCTCACTGCTGAACAGATGCGCGAAGCGGATCGCCGCACTATCGTTGATCTGGGAATCCCCGGTGTCGTGCTGATGGAGAGTGCCGGGCGGGCCGTGGCAGGCGAAATCCTGCAGCGCTATTCGCAGCTTGCGCCCGGTCCGGTGCTGCTCCTTTGTGGCAAAGGAAATAATGGCGGCGATGGTCTGGTTGTGGCCCGCACACTGCTGCAGCAGGGCTGGCAGGTGACAACAGTCCTTTTCGCGGCGGAAGCGGCGATCAGTGGTGATGCCCGGCTGTATCTTGATATCCTCCAGCGTCTCGACGCTCCGATTGAATATGCCGAAGATGTGCCTGGCGTAGAAAACCTTCTCACCCGCCTCCCGGTACCGGCCTTGATCGTCGATGCCCTCTTCGGAACCGGTCTTTCCTCTCCGGTCAGCGGCCATTATGCTGCTGCCATTGACTGGATGAACCGCTCACCGGCGCTGAAGGTGGCTATTGACATTCCGTCCGGCCTCGATGCCAGCAGCGGCGCGATTCTTGGCTCGGTCCTTTATGCCGATCTGACTGTGACCCTGGCGGCCGCCAAGCTTGGTCAGGTGATTTATCCCGGTGTGACTTGCTGTGGTGAACTGGTTGTCGCCGAAATCGGCATCCCGCAAGCAGTGCTGGATGAAATCGCCGCCGGCATCCTCCTGGAGGCCGGAGATGTGCGCGGTTTTCTCCCGGCGCGTCCGGAGGTTGGCCACAAGGGAACCTTCGGGCATCTGCTGCTTGTTGCCGGTTCTTGCGGTAAGTCCGGTGCCGCTGCTTTGGCGGCCAGGGCCGCTCTGCGGGCCGGTGCCGGTCTTGTCACCGTCGCCACCCCGGCTTCGCAGCAAGCAACGTTGGCGGTCAAGCTCACCGAGGCGATGATCTCCCCCCTTGACGAAGTCGCTGGCGAACTTGCCGAGACGTCCTTCCCGCAGATAGCGAGGCTTTGGCAGGACAAGAAGGTTCTCGCTATCGGTCCCGGTTTGGGGCGGAGCATTGCAACGGTGGCATTGGTCCAGAAAGTTATTAAGGACTGTCCGTTGCCGCTGGTGATTGACGCTGACGCCCTCTTTGCACTCGCCGGGTCCACTGAGTTGTTGATGGCGCGACCGGTCGGCACGACGATTCTGACCCCGCATCCCGGCGAGATGGCACATTTGCTTGGAATCTCCGTTGCTGACGTTGAGTCGGATCGCGTCGGCATGGCACGGCGTTTCGCTGAGACGCACGGCGTCATTCTCGTGCTCAAGGGTGCTCGCACCGTCATTGCCGCCCCGGATGGCGGAATCATGATCAATCCGACCGGCCATGCCGGCATGGCCAGCGGTGGGATGGGGGATCTCCTCACCGGCATTATTGCCGCCCTGCTTTGTCAGGGCGCCCCGCCCCTGGCAGCGGCGGCGGCCGCTGTATGGCTGCATGGTCGCTGTGGTGACCGTCTCCGCCCCCGCTTCGGGGATGCCGGTTTATTGGCGAGTGATCTGCTGGTGGAGATTCCGGGCGCTCGTTGCGAAATCATTTCCCTTTAA
- the acpS gene encoding 4'-phosphopantetheinyl transferase (Catalyzes the formation of holo-ACP, which mediates the essential transfer of acyl fatty acid intermediates during the biosynthesis of fatty acids and lipids), translating to MIIGLGVDLARASRFTKLLAKEKRGVITRVFTPDELAYALAMKNPAPHLAARFAAKEAFVKALGLGLRDGMSWQEIEVVRNGLGAPSLRLSGHAEEHAAARGVTNIHLSYSHEGDYASATVILESS from the coding sequence ATGATAATCGGTCTCGGTGTCGATCTCGCCCGCGCCAGTCGCTTTACCAAGTTGCTGGCAAAGGAGAAGCGCGGGGTGATCACGCGGGTCTTTACGCCGGATGAGCTGGCGTACGCGTTGGCGATGAAAAACCCCGCCCCCCATCTTGCGGCGCGCTTTGCGGCCAAGGAAGCCTTTGTCAAGGCCCTGGGGCTGGGGCTGCGGGATGGCATGAGTTGGCAGGAGATAGAGGTCGTGCGTAATGGGTTGGGGGCCCCGTCATTGCGGCTCTCAGGTCATGCCGAAGAACACGCCGCTGCGCGGGGGGTGACGAACATTCACCTTTCCTACAGCCATGAAGGGGATTATGCCAGCGCCACAGTCATTCTGGAGAGCTCATGA
- a CDS encoding pyridoxine 5'-phosphate synthase — translation MARLGVNVDHVATVRQARGTKEPDPVTAAALAELAGAEGITVHLREDRRHIQDRDVEILRQTVQSRLNLEMAATDEMVAIALRLRPDCVTLVPEKRQELTTEGGLDVLGQSEHLRPRIAAMQAVGIIVSLFVDPERKQIEAASHVGADFIEIHTGCYCEAVTVESQTLELAKIAEAIRVGKQCGLGVNAGHGLNYRNIAPIVALGGIEEYNIGHSIVSRALFVGMERAVREMVELIR, via the coding sequence GTGGCGAGATTAGGAGTCAATGTTGATCATGTCGCCACCGTGCGTCAGGCGCGGGGGACGAAGGAGCCGGACCCGGTCACGGCTGCGGCCCTGGCGGAGTTGGCCGGTGCCGAAGGAATTACTGTGCATCTGCGCGAGGATCGTCGCCACATTCAGGATCGGGATGTGGAAATCCTGCGGCAGACGGTGCAGAGTCGTTTGAATCTGGAGATGGCGGCAACGGATGAAATGGTGGCGATTGCCCTGCGTCTGCGTCCCGATTGTGTGACCCTCGTTCCCGAAAAACGTCAGGAATTGACGACCGAGGGGGGGCTCGATGTCCTTGGTCAGAGTGAACATCTCCGCCCGCGGATCGCTGCCATGCAGGCGGTGGGGATTATCGTCAGCCTCTTTGTCGATCCAGAGCGCAAACAGATCGAAGCAGCGAGTCATGTCGGTGCCGACTTTATCGAAATCCATACCGGCTGCTATTGCGAGGCCGTGACTGTAGAAAGCCAGACGCTGGAGTTGGCAAAGATTGCCGAAGCGATCCGGGTCGGCAAGCAGTGTGGCCTGGGGGTCAATGCAGGGCACGGGCTTAATTACCGCAATATTGCTCCAATCGTCGCCCTCGGCGGGATTGAGGAGTATAATATCGGCCATAGCATCGTCTCCCGTGCGCTTTTTGTCGGCATGGAGCGGGCCGTGCGCGAGATGGTGGAGTTGATTCGCTAG
- a CDS encoding phosphoglucosamine mutase encodes MRKLFGTDGVRGVANIDPMTTEMAMQLGRAAGYIFKKDDRRHRIVIGKDTRLSGYMLENALVAGICSMGVDVMLVGPLPTPGIAFITSSMRADAGVVISASHNPYQDNGIKFFSADGFKLPDELELKIENLIFSKKIDSLRPTAAEVGKAYRIDDAKGRYVVFLKNTFPRNLDLKGLKIVLDCANGAAYKVAPAVLEELGAEVIALGVSPNGTNINAGCGSMHPELMAEAVREHRAHLGIALDGDADRAIFVDEFGHEVDGDQIMAICGIDMIKSGTLAHKTVVATVMSNMGLDIALRRAGGQVVKTAVGDRYVVEEMLRGGYNLGGEQSGHMIFLDHNTTGDGTLTALQVLAIIQRTGKTLSELAQVMIALPQVLLNVRVERRADLGEFPEITRIIQEIEAKLGEDGRVLIRYSGTEPLLRIMLEGPDKVEITGMAHTIADCVTQHLGGKKEGKK; translated from the coding sequence ATGAGGAAACTTTTTGGGACTGACGGCGTTCGGGGTGTGGCCAATATCGATCCGATGACGACCGAGATGGCGATGCAACTCGGTCGTGCGGCAGGTTATATTTTCAAAAAGGATGACCGTCGTCATCGGATTGTCATCGGTAAGGATACCCGTCTTTCCGGCTATATGCTGGAAAACGCCCTGGTCGCGGGAATCTGTTCCATGGGGGTCGATGTCATGCTGGTCGGACCGTTGCCGACCCCGGGGATTGCTTTTATCACCAGTTCGATGCGGGCCGATGCCGGAGTAGTGATCTCGGCTTCGCATAATCCTTATCAGGATAACGGTATCAAGTTCTTCTCTGCCGACGGTTTCAAGCTGCCGGACGAACTCGAACTCAAGATCGAGAATCTGATCTTTTCCAAAAAGATCGATTCGCTGCGCCCGACAGCCGCCGAAGTCGGCAAGGCTTACCGGATTGATGATGCCAAGGGGCGCTATGTTGTCTTTCTCAAGAATACGTTCCCGCGAAATCTTGATCTCAAGGGATTGAAGATCGTCCTCGATTGTGCCAATGGCGCAGCTTACAAAGTCGCGCCGGCCGTCCTGGAGGAACTCGGGGCGGAAGTGATCGCCCTCGGGGTGTCGCCGAACGGGACGAATATCAATGCCGGCTGTGGGTCAATGCATCCTGAGTTGATGGCGGAAGCGGTCCGCGAACATCGCGCCCATCTCGGCATTGCTCTCGACGGCGACGCTGATCGGGCGATCTTTGTCGACGAATTCGGTCATGAGGTCGATGGCGATCAGATTATGGCGATCTGCGGTATCGACATGATCAAGTCTGGAACGCTGGCGCATAAGACCGTGGTGGCGACGGTCATGAGCAACATGGGGCTCGATATCGCCCTGCGTCGTGCCGGCGGACAGGTGGTCAAGACCGCGGTCGGTGACCGCTATGTTGTCGAAGAGATGCTGCGCGGCGGGTATAATCTCGGTGGTGAGCAGTCCGGCCATATGATCTTTCTCGATCATAATACCACCGGTGACGGCACCCTGACGGCCTTGCAGGTCCTGGCCATTATCCAGCGCACCGGGAAGACCCTTTCGGAGCTGGCGCAGGTGATGATCGCTTTGCCTCAGGTCCTTCTCAATGTTCGCGTCGAGCGCCGAGCCGATCTTGGGGAATTCCCCGAGATTACCCGTATTATTCAAGAGATTGAAGCAAAGCTCGGAGAGGACGGACGGGTCTTGATCCGTTACTCCGGGACTGAGCCGCTGCTGCGGATTATGCTCGAAGGTCCTGATAAAGTTGAGATTACCGGGATGGCGCATACCATCGCCGATTGTGTGACACAGCACCTTGGCGGCAAGAAGGAGGGTAAAAAGTAG